The following is a genomic window from Phaseolus vulgaris cultivar G19833 chromosome 6, P. vulgaris v2.0, whole genome shotgun sequence.
CGTAAAATATCAACtgataataaaaaagaatttcaaatattaatatcgctattaattattaataatttgtttgcatatattttattaactatTTTACAGAACGTTCTATACCATAAAATCCATTACATACTATATTTGAGTATTTATAACGGCTAAGTCGTACCTGCAAATAAAGTGAAAGCAATTGCTAAACATATTTCTATTATTACTAAATATATTCCTTTTTTAAACAAGTTTACCTAATGCTTCGTTCGTTTGGATCCGAGCAGATAGAAAagcaacaattttttatgtttgtatCTATTTAAATATTAAGATAGAAAAACAGTAATTTGTGGGAGAGGAATAAAATCAATCTCCTCTCTAAATcgaagaaaagcaaaaaaaattaaaaaagtttacATATTATCGTTAAAAAGTCAAAATCACTCTTATTTTTTatgcacatataaaataatactttatattACAATAAATGTAAATATACAAATTCACAGTCTCAAATACAGACTCAAAAGACAacctaaatatttataataccTAATATTACAAATATATGCACTAGAAACAGTTATAGTTAACACAtagttttagctactaatagttaaaatttaaatggttctcaattaatattttagaaattaatttaaaatatcagtAGTTAAAAATTTGATAGTTAATGATTAGATACcaatgtaaaaattattttataaatttttattaaaataaaaattaagttaaatactaataatttttttaatctttaaaatagtatttaattaaatttaagagTAATTAATTGTTTTAGTTTATGATTTTCTTACAATGTATAGGAAGATAAATTCACTTTCAAATATCTCAAGTCACTATAAGAAAAATCTCATTTATCTACGAAAGAATTTCGTAGGTAACAACCAAAATCTGTAGGTAaatcaacattacctacggattATCCACAcaaaaaaatccgtatgtaatgtggGCGTCGGTAACTTACCTACGAACATGGTGTTCGTGGGTAACGCAAACAATAGTTACCCACCAACTGCAGTCCGTAGGTAATACCCACGCACTACAGTCAACAGTCCGTAGGTAAttaaatatactttatttttaaaattttaattattatttgaattttttttttcaattattatttacaaatattattttattctaatttttatgattattgttgacaattattatatatgctATGACAATTGTAATTAAAGTTAGAATTGGATTTGAAGTCAAGTTCCTTGAAAAATGTCCAAAGAAACTTTAAACATTACACTTGTTGTCacattatgattattattatacttattagtaagattatcaatattaatatagttaataatataaatattattaactattattaatattattaagtattattaatattattaatattattaaatattattaaatatcattaagtattattaatattatgaaatattattaatattattaatattatgaaatattattaatattattaatattatgaaatattattaatattatgaaatattattaatattatgaaatattattaatattatgaaatattattaatattatgaaatattataatattaataatattatgaaatattattaatattatgaaatattattaatattatgaaatattattaatataatgaaatattattaatattattaaatattattaatattattaaacataattaaatattattaaacatgattaaatattattaaacatgattaaatattattaaacatgattaaatattattaaacattattagtattattaatattattaaatattattaaatattattaatattattaaatattattaatattattaaatattattaaatattactaatattattaagtataattaaatataattaatattattaaatataattaaaaataattaatattattaatattattgaatattataaataatgtttataatattaatattagaaataatattattattattaattttattaatattattattattattattcatattattaatataatactaattatgttaattttattaattttataatattaataatatgttataCTCATTAGTTAtggttattatttattattattattatttatgaatattatttataattttataattaattatattataataatatttttaatattatgtatataattattatgataatagttgaTAGGTAATAGATATTCGTGAGTAAAAGTTCGTAGATAATAAGATTCGTGGGTAAAAGTTCGTAGGAAATAAAATCCGTGAGTAAAAGTTCGTAGGTAATAAAATTCGTAAATAATAGTTGATAtataatgctgaatttacctacggatttagATCTGTAAGTAATATCCGTAAATAATGTTGTTCATAGATAATATCCGTAGataataattcataaataatattgattttttttagtgagtGGTGTCGCATGACTTCTTCACAAATATTTatccatataatttttttaaattttgagtaATTGCTTAAGAAAATTGCACTATTCTTGATAAGAAAGACCCATGGCTGCACCTAATCTACTAAGGTAGGTTGCAAAATTACGAAGCCAAAATGCAAGCAAAAACACCATTCGATTCAACAAAATGCATTTtacatagaaaaaagaatcaaattatatatgatataatttgaaaatatatgatATAACCCTGTCAAAATATATATGATATCATATATATCCTTATATATGATATAACCCtgtaaaaataaacaaattaacaaacaaatacaaaataaaagcaAGAAGGAAAGAGATGGAGTTGTTTGTCTTCCATCTCCTTTGCCCTGTTGATATTTCCCCAGGGTATCCACATTGCCTTGGTATACCACAGTTATGGCCCTGCACATTCAAACTTTGGTTCATCTCCTAGACAAACAACATTTTGCGAATGCTTACTAGACCACCCAAATTTATACAGCAAAATGAAATTCAGAGAAGAAACCAATTTCTTATCCAACAAGTGTTTTCCTTTGGCAATGTCGCTTATTGAGTACCAGTATTTGTTCTAAAAACCAATGCTCCTGCAACAACAAAAGTACTTGGACGGTCAGAAtccttttttgaattttttcaaGCATTTGTCTACCGGAACAGATATGGTAGGTAACTCACCTAGTGAAGGCATTAGAATAGATAGCACAACAATCCCAGCAATCTTGAGTGGCACACCAACTTTGAGCATGTCTCTAATTTCTATGTGTCCAGTGGCAAAGCCAACTACATTTGAAGGTGTTGAAGTTGGAAGCCAGAAAGCAAACTCGGTTGCTATTCCTCCAGGTACCATAAGAAGAAGCGGATGCACATGCATAGTTCTGGCTATGTGATAAAGAAGTGGTACAAGAAGGGTGGCAGTAGCATCATTGGAGGTGATGAACTCAGTAATAATGCTACATATGAGACTAACAgcaggaacaatggccaagtatGGAACATCTTGTAAGAAATCTAGGGCTCTTGAAAGCACATCTGCTAAGCCACTGGATTGTACTCCATCAGCTATGGCAAAACCAGCTCCTAGAAGCAAAATGAGGTTCCAAGGTAACCTTTTGCAGTCATTCCAGCTCATCAGCTTCTCCCCCTCTTGCTTCATGTTTGGGATTATGAACAATAAAACAGCCACCATAACCTACATTTTGGTTCTCTTTCATTAATTGATCACTACAATTTTTGGTGTGATGAGTCATATATGAACTAAAAACAATACTTACACTGACACTTCCATCTCCAACAAGGCCATGGAATAAAGATCCCCATCCAGGAATGTCATCTGTGATTCTTCTTGTCATCCATAATACGATCAGTAACTGCATTCACCATTTCACTTTAATTAATGCCTTAATTGAAAACACATTAAGCTCCTCCGTGATTAAATATAGTAATTTAAAACGTATATTTAGACTTACACACCCCAAACACAGACAACACCATCTTCTCAGCAAAAGCCATGGGACCTGCAAACATCAATAAAGTATTGCATTTGCTTTAGCTTTTTGGAGGACATGTCtaaagtatttttcttttttattaaggCTGCAGTTTATTGATCAATAAAACTATAAAGGATATGTGAGACGTGTCGATAATGTGCATTGTTAACATGCAATGAGCAGCTTCCATGGGATGCGTCACTCCAAATATGTCCATCATTATCTCTCTCACCCACTTTAAACCATGAGGCTGGCCATGAACCTCTTCAACAGGACaattatgtaaataatattgaagtacgaaaaaaaatgtttttgaattttgcTTGCTTTTAGTGTGTCcgtatctttttcttttttcactttAGTCTATCTATAATGATTTACATTAAAAAACTTCATCAATAAAATCATACAAAATAAACAACTATTAAGTCCTGCAATAGATTTTAAAAGTGGTTAGATATTAATTATCATTAGCTGTATTTcctgaaaaatattattaacaaattaataaatataactttttttattacaataacGATAAAAATATGCATCCTCAACAGTAGAAAAAAATCATTTGATAActtcttataataatattttaaattaaaatataaaataaatatgattaaaatattagtttatttaCTTGTTAAGTGGATGTATTTACAAGtgtaaaagtatattttaagtATAAAAGTATGAGCATTGTTAACACATTGGAAGTCCTTAAAAAGAAGTGATATTGAAGAAAACCTTGTAATATATTGTAAAAATAACGATCGACTAACCTAATTGTTTTGAAAAGAATGTTCCTTTTATTCATTTTGCATGGTGGTGGTGGATAACTGAAGATGACGCGTTGTATCATCTCCACATAATAAAATATAGTGATAATAATATTCCTAGGATAGTTAAATGTACTAAATgtcatattttaattattaaaaaatgaattttttttgggAGGAGATGGGTAACTGAGGTGACAGGTGTCGTGGTTGCCAGATAAGCATAAACTTGTGAATGCGATGAAGAAGACAACATAATTAAGATGGAAATGCAAGTATGGAGGGAAGAGAAAAGATAATAGGACAAGGAAACGACAAGGCAGAAGCTTGGGAAGGTATTTTCTGCGCCTCCCTGTTCTAGTTCTACTGGCATAATGTGGTGAGTATAATAAACGAAAAGTGTATAAGGTTGAAGTCAGAAACTTACCAAGAGCTTCAAGGTCCCTTTTCAGGTGAGTTCTATCCAAATAAGAAGACAAAGCACGACCCGAACCTTTGGGCACATAGAGGAGACAGATTATGCACCAAAAACAAAGGAGAATGACTATAGCCACAGGGAAACCGTAGAAGAACCACGTGTTGAAGCTTATTGGTTTTGCCTCCGGGAAGAGGCTCTTCCACATTCCGATTATTATCAAGTTCACACCCGTCCCTGTTAGAGTGCTTATTCCCCCAATCGGCGTTGCGTACACCACCGTCAGAATCACCGCGCGGCAGAACTTGTTCACCGCATCCGACTGCTCGTGCACCGCAGGCAGCCGCTGCACGATCCCCGTCGCCACCGGCATCATCATCACCGCCGTCGCCACGTTGTGCAGCCACATGCTCACGAAGAATATCGTCGCACATAGCCCCAACAGCAACAGCGCTGGATTCACCGGATCGCCGCAAAACAGCAACGTTACCTGTAGGCCCCACGCCACGTTCACAATCATATCACACTTCCTAAGCCACTTATTTTTTCcacacacaaaaaataaaacagaaataaTGGGAACATCCAATCTTTTCCCACCacctaatatattttatttaataaatattatctcACCTTTTAAACAAGCCACAAATAGAAAAACACTAATTCCATATTCTCTATTTATCTTCTTATAAATCTTCTCaatgttaattaaataaaacaataaaatattaaatatactacttaattttttgtgtttattacttgttctatttaataattataaggGGAAAAAAAGAATAATTCAATACAAAATTGTCTTCCTCCTggttagagagaaaaaaagtcaAAAACATACTATTTCAAAAGCAAATAATTGAGTATACGTGGCGATGAAACCGTCTGCCCgaaataaagaatttttttcttatgtaCAAGAAAAAAAGTCTGAATAATCATACAAGAATTCAGGAAAATTGAATCAATAAAAACTTTGGATCGCTGACACTAATGAAAACTCAATTGTGATGATAAAATAAGAGCCAAAAACTGTGGAAAGTGAAGGCAAAAGGGGTGACTCACATTGAAGGCCAATCTCCGGTGAACGTTGTAACGTTCGACGGCGAGAGCGAGAATGAAGCTTCCCAAAACGAGGGTGATGACATCGTCCATGTAGGAGTGCGCTACGCTGTCAGCTGAAGCAATTCCGAAGATGGGGAAGAGAAACAAGGGACACATGGAGGTGACCGGAAGTGGCACGGCTTGGGTGACCCACCAAGTAAACACCCAAGCAATCACACCAAGCATTTTCTGGCTCGTGGGTGGAGCGTCGAGCTTCACGCAGAAGCATATCAAAAGCGACAACAAAGGTCCCAGAATGACATAGAAGTTTTGCAGTGTTAGAATCGATTTCAAGGTGAAGGAGAGGCGGCCGTGTGTTCCCTCCGCTGCCTCCTGAACGGGAAGAAGAGGTACCTTGTGGTCACCGGAAACATGTGACTCCGTGTGTTCTCCGATCATCTTGCAGAGAACCAAGAAAACTGTCACAGAGAATGGTTTTGCCGTGGAAGCTTTTGTTGGCCAGAAATAAAGTATGCGTGGAGGTTTTATGATTGAATTTTCAGAATTAGTGgacaaatttgatttttttgtgtGTTATTCTTATCTGGATGAGAATGAATGTAAGAATAGTGTTGTAATGACAATTACTTACATTTACAAACATACAACATAATCTGATGTGGATGTTATCTAGGACGTGGCTCATACAACAtaatcttaatttatttattaagcaTGTCTTGTGAGGTGGAAGGTTATCCATTTGATGAATGGTGGTAGCTATTATGCTAAATATcgaaattatttacaacattgaAAAGTATATGTAAAAcgaataaaacattaaaaaaggTTAATTCTGTGCTGGTGATTTACAACGACAATATAAGTAGGTTtaatttaagaataaataatataatattattatgaatttaATTTGTAAGTATGTGGTGATTAGTTTTGGCATGTGAAGAAAAGATGAAATGAGTTGTCTTTCTTAGGAGGTTTCGTACATGGACCATGAATCGCATAGCTGTTGTTCTCAAATTCGGAAATCATTATTAATTCATCGCAACTTTCACGTGATCATTTATAAATTGACTACagtgaaaatattttgaaataaaaaaaaatcaaacataactattattctatttttttagcttttgaaaaaaatatcacttttattttttttatatatatttttaagtgtttttagtcattataattattaatagttaattaaacATTATAGatctaaatattaattaaaataattaatataattagtttACCTTTAAGCTTATTATTCAATtaagtaatatatttattatattctgTAAGTAAGATAtgcatttttttatcttttagtatctgaacaataattttaatattattttaaaaataataatcatgacCTTTTTGGTGAAATGTTATTTAAAgaattatatatttatcattttatataaaaaaatgtttaatatatattatgaaataaattatttatattagcTTGGAATTGAGTCaaatagaaaaatagaaaataatttatgttatataatttttaatatgttaaaatgggtaataattctaaaaattatgattaattgtttaataatttaatagtttttattagCACTATgtcatataataataaataactacTAACTAAAAAACACAAATCTCCCATATAACTTACCTAACTATAATTGTTGAAGTGTGTTTTTGAGTTACTTATATAAACCATTCATGGTGAGTTTTTTGTCTTCGTATTTTGCGATATGAAAACATTCAAATCCATCAATAAATATATACTCATGAATTTATATGTCTGTTCCTATAGATTTTCGTATTGAATTTGTTTTCGATAAACCGAAGTTTTGTGCTTGGTTGGTGTTGAATAACTATGACCCTACGTATGGATTTTATTTTAGTGGTTGTGGCACAACTAATCTATGTGTTCAATATTATTGGGCCCAACCATTCATATCACGTTTTATTACAAATCTGcataatatatattatcaataacgattaatattattaacaatatgTACTAAATTAATTTCGTCTTCGTCAATGCATCTAATAATTGTCTCTTGAAGTTAATAAGATTTTTAATTTACATCTATTATAACTGCGTATACTCTAAGGATGTGACCGTTACCAAATACCTACGATCAATAAGGAAATGCTTCATACTGACATGATCAAGAAGGACTTAATTAATGAATTTAGttctctaaattttaaaataaacaattttaataattgttatatttaaatttaatcatCAATGATAAGATTATACTGTTACGAAGTTTAGGAAATGATTAAATCtacatatattttgaaaattaattcattaattttaaagTACAACAATGAAAACCACGTTTggcaaaattaaattattttatcacaTCAATCAATATAATGCGGTCAAAGATGTATTTGTGAAACGATAAACAGCAATGATATTCAGTGTTTCCTTATTTTGAATACGATAAATATGTCtttgttcaaataatttgaaatggtggtatttatttatgtaaaaatatgaattatacttagtgaaagtaaaaaaaaaaaaagatattaataATAAGGGAGACCCTCTAATAATGCATTATGGGGTCCAGCATGTTTGTGAGGTAAGATTTGTGGGTGTGGATGTGGCAGGTGTCAAATGTGGAGCATCTTAAGGTGCCATGTTGGAATGAGAGGCAGAGAAATGGAACACTACGTGTGCCTCCTAGGTTGGAAAATGCATAGGGAGAATCATTTCTAACATTTTATATCAACGTCATTTCATTGCTTGCTTCAATATCCAGAATTGCGTTCAGTACTTACAAAAATATAAACGCACTTATCGTCTCGCCATGTTGagttaaaaaattgaaacttaaattttattatgaatttgATTTTGAAGAAAGAAAATTCAAACATGAATGAAGTCCTTTTGGTTTGGGTCTGTTCCATTCACCACCGCGTATTATGGCACACTCGGATTCGGATATGGTCAAGTTGCCTGTTAGCAGCAACTTCTAATcgatattataaaattttagtatATTATAATTCACATTTTCATAttcacaaatttaaaataaattctttaaTTGATGCTGGTTGTTTGTCTGATgcgtgttttttttatatatcatctGATGTGTATAGTGTTTTATTTgatgttgtttttgtttttctatttcctattttttatgtttgtttcttaattttgttactgtaatatgtataaataaaagtttatcACATTATCTAACATAACCTACAATttaatcaagtttttttttagttttttttttctgttcatatctttttttttcacatttttctttACATCATTAAGGTTAAAGTTTACATcatgaataatttaatttttttattacttgattttttttattgaattcgTTCGAAAACAATTTGATATCATGTTATCACAcaatgtataaatatttttggtcgtttaagtttttattagacatttgtttttctaatatgaaatttcaCTCAATCTATATCATCCAGAAAGGATTGTTAAGTGTTATCAGCATTtgttattttagaaattaaagtaGGGAAATAGTAGATATGTCCAactgctattttttttttataatcaatgaatattacctataataatttataatcttatattttaaatttgtttttaatatttttttatagattggtaatataaattgttaaaaattattgaatataaaattttatgttttttattttattattctaatttaatgaatatttataatttattatatttagagATGAGAAAGTAGATTAAACACTAGGTAGTTCAAACCATGACTTTTATTgtctttttttaaatcataactttaattattttcaacatttaattttgattagataattataatagaaaataaaataaaaaaattattttaaaactagcGAAAACATAATCGATGTTAGGtttgtatttacattttttaatttcatcacAAACATATTTATCCACatgtttaaatattattataaatatatattgtaatattctaatttattatatacTTATTTGTATATGTATCTTTAAATATCTACTCTAATAATATATCATAAACTTATGTAATATTAGTAATACATACTCTTATTCTCATTTATCTTTCAATGTTCTGATTATTTGGTATAAAAAGAATTTTacactataaatatatatttaattttcttaattttttttaattaatatatccatattttttaattttatcataaagttaatatctgtattttttaattttatcataaatttatgtgtatccgtattttttttaacatgtttataaatttagacagtaatatcactacaagaaaattattaaataacaactaagtTTAGAGATCAGGAATAactagttactatattgactaaattagataatattttagatactaaaaaaaatattgatatctaaagtgatttatattattaataaaaatttataaaatagtttttaaattgatatttaaattagctactaagattttagctactaatattttagattctaaaatattatctaaaagactaatcgagattaatttaaaatatagaatagttagtagttaaaatcttggtagatAATGGTTAGatgtcaatttaaaaattactttataaatttttattaataatagaaattactttagataccaaaaacttttttagtttataaaatgatttttaatttagtcattataataactaattattttggtttctaaaattcgtttatatttaatgatttttgtaGCATCCctatatctaattaacatatacTACTTTCTCATATTCTATCTCAAAATTTATCCTTCTTCTTaggaattttaatatataaacacaagtttaaaaaacaaaacatccaAAGTAAAAACATTTCATCATTTGGTTTCTCACTGAAGAGATCTATTACATGCAACCTCATCTGCCCCGTGTAAATTAACACGATCatcataaattaaagaaaacaaacacaaaacaaagcaCAGACTAAGctaactatttttaaaacttcaaatataaaactttaaatgtcAACATAAACCATCAATATTCACACATTTTCACAATTTCATCAGGTGTCTATCACGTTCATCATCCACACTTTACTCTACTTCTGGAAGACCTGTGCATTGAAATTAACATTCAAAGACCTACACTTGTCATACTACTCACTATAAATCCACATAACCATGCGCATAATCATCTCAAtatcttatcatatcatatgacagggtaaattcatctatatgattccattatatctCAACATGGTA
Proteins encoded in this region:
- the LOC137832160 gene encoding tonoplast dicarboxylate transporter, whose translation is MIGEHTESHVSGDHKVPLLPVQEAAEGTHGRLSFTLKSILTLQNFYVILGPLLSLLICFCVKLDAPPTSQKMLGVIAWVFTWWVTQAVPLPVTSMCPLFLFPIFGIASADSVAHSYMDDVITLVLGSFILALAVERYNVHRRLAFNVTLLFCGDPVNPALLLLGLCATIFFVSMWLHNVATAVMMMPVATGIVQRLPAVHEQSDAVNKFCRAVILTVVYATPIGGISTLTGTGVNLIIIGMWKSLFPEAKPISFNTWFFYGFPVAIVILLCFWCIICLLYVPKGSGRALSSYLDRTHLKRDLEALGPMAFAEKMVLSVFGLLIVLWMTRRITDDIPGWGSLFHGLVGDGSVSVMVAVLLFIIPNMKQEGEKLMSWNDCKRLPWNLILLLGAGFAIADGVQSSGLADVLSRALDFLQDVPYLAIVPAVSLICSIITEFITSNDATATLLVPLLYHIARTMHVHPLLLMVPGGIATEFAFWLPTSTPSNVVGFATGHIEIRDMLKVGVPLKIAGIVVLSILMPSLGALVFRTNTGTQ